The proteins below come from a single Mugil cephalus isolate CIBA_MC_2020 chromosome 7, CIBA_Mcephalus_1.1, whole genome shotgun sequence genomic window:
- the LOC125010167 gene encoding uncharacterized protein LOC125010167, with protein sequence MAEQMSNGEPHQCTERVHRDEKVRPDLLSEPIRGGRDLYTDGCCYRHDKDGLVSAYAVVEQTETGTHTVRAERIQGQQSAQRAEVLAVIAALEEGKDQIVNIYTDSAYAAGAVHVELKQWLRAGFLTANSQPIRHETEMRQLAEALLLPQKVAVIKCKGHEKHESATKAGNDAADAAAKQAAGYTPHFVMMNTEHEGQVNTEKVVSAQQEASPQEKTLWKARGCTETKGFWRGPDGRPVIPPQIRERAMVEAHGVGHVGVTQMMHNLRHWWHPYLKDMFKEHIQSCEQCVQYNPRPTVKPHPRRFPLETRSGKEIIIDYTDMINPVRGYRYLLMCVDAYTGWPEAWPAKREDSKTVIKFLINHYIPQHGFPERIRSDNGTHFKNQDLQQVEQMLGLQHKFGTVYHPQSQGKVERMNQSVKNKLAKICAQTKMNWLDALPLALMAIRSSINQSTGFTPFELQTGRAFPGPQSQLPAGAVEMSELTHKLYFHELQSLVTAYAKQVGDRQAEKHDSPGPDVDWVLLRVIKRKWTEPRWTGPYQVTERTSHAVRLKGKGDTWYHWSQCAAAQAPTRSLRDTHRDLCATTKAPASAEAKPTSTKGAE encoded by the coding sequence ATGGCAGAACAAATGAGCAACGGAGAACCACACCAGTGCACCGAAAGAGTGCACCGAGACGAAAAAGTACGACCTGACTTATTAAGTGAACCAATAAGAGGGGGACGTGACTTATACACTGACGGATGTTGCTACAGACATGACAAAGATGGACTGGTCTCAGCTTACGCAGTAGtagaacagacagagacaggaacacacacagtacGAGCAGAGAGGATCCAAGGACAGCAATcagcacaaagagcagaagtCCTGGCAGTGATAGCAGCTctggaagagggaaaagaccaGATAGTAAACATATACACTGACTCTGCATATGCAGCCGGGGCAGTACACGTAGAACTCAAACAGTGGCTCAGGGCAGGGttcctcacagctaacagtcaGCCCATCAGACACGAAACAGAAATGAGACAACTTGCAGAAGCATTACTATTACCTCAGAAAGTAGCAGTGATAAAATGCAAAGGACACGAGAAACATGAATCCGCGACGAAAGCAGGTAATGACGCAGCAGATGCCGCAGCCAAACAAGCAGCAGGATATACACCACACTTCGTCATGATGAACACAGAACATGAGGGacaggtaaacacagaaaaggtgGTAAGCGCACAACAGGAAGCCTCCCCACAGGAAAAGACACTGTGGAAGGCTCGAGGATGTACGGAGACAAAAGGGTTCTGGAGAGGACCCGATGGCAGACCAGTAATACCACCTCAGATAAGGGAAAGAGCAATGGTGGAGGCACATGGAGTAGGACATGTGGGAGTCACACAAATGATGCATAATCTGAGACACTGGTGGCATCCATACCTAAAAGACATGTTTAAAGAACACATACAAAGTTGTGAACAGTGTGTACAGTATAATCCCAGACCAACAGTGAAGCCACACCCCAGGCGTTTCCCCCTGGAGACTCGATcaggtaaagaaataataatcgaTTACACTGACATGATCAATCCAGTAAGGGGGTATAGGTATCTCCTCATGTGCGTGGATGCCTATACGGGGTGGCCAGAAGCGTGGCCAGCaaaaagagaagacagtaaAACGGTAATTAAGTTCTTAATAAACCACTATATACCGCAACATGGGTTTCCGGAGAGAATCCGGTCGGACAACGGAACCCACTTTAAAAACCAAGACCTCCAACAGGTGGAACAGATGCTGGGTCTCCAGCACAAGTTCGGTACAGTGTACCACCCACAATCCCAGGGGAAAGTGGAACGAatgaatcaatcagtcaaaAACAAATTGGCAAAAATCTGTGCACAGACCAAAATGAATTGGCTCGATGCGTTACCACTAGCACTCATGGCCATTAGGAGCTCCATTAACCAAAGCACGGGTTTTACGCCATTCGAACTGCAGACAGGGAGAGCATTTCCAGGACCTCAGTCTCAGTTACCAGCAGGGGCAGTAGAAATGTCTGAGCTAACACATAAGCTGTATTTCCATGAACTGCAAAGTCTCGTTACAGCGTATGCGAAACAGGTTGGCGACCGGCAGGCGGAAAAACACGACAGCCCTGGACCTGACGTGGACTGGGTGCTCCTAAGAGTCATCAAGAGGAAGTGGACGGAACCTCGGTGGACTGGACCGTATCAGGTGACAGAGAGGACATCACACGCAGTCCGGCTGAAAGGCAAAGGCGATACCTGGTACCACTGGAGTCAGTGTGCGGCTGCACAGGCTCCCACCCGATCGCtgagggacacacacagggacCTGTGTGCAACGACAAAGGCACCGGCGAGTGCTGAAGCAAAGCCCACCTCAACAAAAGGGGCAGAATAA